The following proteins are co-located in the Paludibaculum fermentans genome:
- a CDS encoding MqnA/MqnD/SBP family protein produces the protein MQPSSPLEIVCAHSPDSDDAFMFYALATRKIRSRLVQFRHVLEDIESLNRKAMEGVYDLTAISYHAYPYVADKYMLLASGSSIGDGYGPMLVSNAPMSIDELKGKRIAIPGKLTTAYLTLKIMEPDFEAVVVPFDKVLDALRERTVDAALVIHEAQLTYSKGGFHHITDLGKWFKSTYGLPLPLGANALLRKLPDDIRTECSRLMRDSITYALDNHEESLNYAMQFARDMEPALAEKFVGMYVNHYTVDAGEIIPKAAQKLLDLGFEAGLIPNRVQVEFVR, from the coding sequence ATGCAGCCTTCTTCTCCGCTGGAAATCGTTTGCGCGCACAGCCCGGACTCTGACGACGCGTTCATGTTCTACGCGCTGGCAACGCGAAAAATCCGCTCCCGTCTCGTTCAGTTCCGCCACGTGCTGGAAGACATTGAGTCGCTCAACCGGAAGGCGATGGAGGGGGTGTACGACCTGACAGCAATCTCGTATCACGCCTATCCCTACGTGGCCGACAAGTATATGCTGTTGGCCAGCGGATCCTCCATTGGCGACGGGTACGGCCCCATGCTCGTTTCGAATGCGCCCATGAGCATCGACGAACTGAAGGGCAAGCGCATCGCGATCCCCGGAAAGCTGACCACGGCGTATCTGACGCTGAAGATCATGGAGCCGGATTTTGAAGCCGTGGTCGTGCCGTTCGACAAGGTGCTGGATGCGCTGCGCGAACGGACCGTCGATGCGGCGCTGGTGATTCACGAGGCGCAGCTGACCTACTCCAAGGGCGGCTTCCACCACATCACCGATCTGGGCAAGTGGTTCAAATCCACGTACGGCCTGCCGCTCCCCCTGGGCGCCAATGCCCTGCTGCGCAAGCTGCCCGACGATATCCGTACCGAATGCAGCCGCCTGATGCGGGACAGCATCACCTACGCGCTGGACAACCACGAAGAGTCTTTGAATTACGCCATGCAGTTCGCCCGTGACATGGAACCGGCCCTGGCTGAGAAGTTCGTTGGAATGTACGTCAATCACTACACTGTCGACGCGGGTGAAATCATCCCCAAGGCAGCCCAGAAGCTGTTGGACCTTGGCTTCGAAGCAGGCTTGATTCCGAACCGTGTCCAGGTAGAGTTCGTCCGTTAA
- a CDS encoding HEAT repeat domain-containing protein produces the protein MKLPVSSTLRLLGAGLVVLCAPSFGWQDKETNKLKIKGLRDYVKQGSTAIPKITPYFKDIDVEVRREAVKAVVEIGTQRSLEPLTEACGDNDPEVQIRATDGLVNFYLPGYVSHGISASLRRAGDMVAGKWVDGNDEAIDPDTPIRGEITDALSKLVSGGSSMDSRANAARALGILRAKAGLPALTGALRSKDSRLMYESLIAIQKIRDRSAGPSLVFLVRDLDEKVQIAAIETAGILGPREAIPELKRVLENAKSKKVRRAAVVALAQIPEPANHSLFVELLGDKDDDVRGGAAEGLGRLEVPEDRPTLEKAWAGEKKSSPRLCQAFALVMLGDTDTGSLNPLGFLINNLNQRAWRNVALPFLGELALKKPNTRKAIISAIQPTSTPDEKTGIAQALSTTKTAEAIPALEALTKDEDPAVAREALRSLRILKSSIQ, from the coding sequence ATGAAATTGCCTGTCAGTTCGACCCTGAGACTGCTCGGCGCGGGGCTGGTTGTGCTCTGTGCGCCTTCGTTTGGATGGCAGGACAAGGAGACGAACAAGCTCAAGATCAAGGGCCTGCGGGACTACGTCAAGCAGGGATCGACGGCCATACCGAAGATCACGCCGTACTTCAAGGACATCGACGTCGAAGTGCGTCGCGAGGCGGTAAAGGCCGTGGTCGAGATCGGCACGCAGCGCAGCCTTGAGCCTTTGACCGAGGCCTGCGGCGACAATGACCCGGAAGTGCAGATTCGCGCCACCGACGGGCTGGTGAATTTCTACCTGCCCGGGTATGTGTCCCACGGGATCTCCGCGTCGCTGCGGCGCGCCGGCGATATGGTGGCAGGCAAATGGGTGGACGGCAATGACGAGGCGATTGACCCGGATACGCCCATCCGCGGAGAGATCACGGACGCCCTTTCCAAGCTGGTATCCGGTGGATCGTCTATGGATTCCCGCGCCAACGCGGCGAGGGCACTGGGCATTCTCCGGGCGAAGGCGGGCCTGCCGGCGCTGACAGGGGCCCTGCGGTCAAAGGACAGCCGGCTGATGTACGAGTCCCTGATTGCCATCCAGAAGATTCGCGACCGGTCAGCCGGACCAAGCCTGGTATTCCTGGTGCGGGATCTTGACGAGAAAGTTCAAATAGCAGCCATTGAAACGGCGGGCATCCTGGGACCGCGCGAGGCGATCCCGGAGCTGAAGCGAGTGCTGGAGAATGCGAAGAGCAAGAAGGTAAGGCGGGCCGCGGTCGTCGCCCTGGCGCAGATCCCAGAGCCAGCCAATCATTCCCTGTTCGTAGAGCTCCTGGGCGACAAGGACGACGACGTGCGCGGCGGTGCCGCGGAGGGCCTGGGCCGCCTGGAAGTCCCGGAAGACCGTCCGACCCTGGAGAAGGCTTGGGCTGGAGAAAAGAAGAGCTCTCCCCGGCTGTGCCAGGCGTTTGCGTTGGTCATGCTCGGCGACACGGATACGGGCAGCCTGAATCCGCTTGGTTTTCTGATCAACAACCTGAATCAGCGTGCCTGGCGCAATGTGGCTTTGCCGTTCCTCGGCGAGTTGGCGTTGAAGAAGCCCAACACGCGCAAAGCAATCATCAGTGCGATTCAGCCCACCTCGACACCGGACGAGAAAACGGGCATAGCCCAGGCCTTGTCAACTACCAAGACGGCGGAGGCAATCCCGGCGCTGGAAGCACTTACGAAGGACGAGGATCCGGCTGTTGCACGCGAGGCGCTGCGGAGCCTGCGCATCCTGAAGTCCAGCATCCAATAG
- a CDS encoding PAS domain-containing hybrid sensor histidine kinase/response regulator — protein MRFEGPAIFFVIAMGIVLGSSLGWILRQRSRRSQRERTELAVRTELQRFLDALPLWVFVKDNASRFVFANTQVRRGMNRTLDGIVGRTDGDFVPVDKAVAIEAEDQRVFDGGIDPLQVETEVDGDSPSGGRTLLLTKTLMDSPYWGRVLLGVGQDISSQKRIELALARERDFTRVVLDSSSALIAVLNMQGNLIRWNRACERLTGLHESEVRSAEALANLVAPDKRAGAKACLERLAAGGSPQFGLATLQHKAGGTVEISWSASLLRSEEGVPEFVVITATDLTQQIEAERRRNEAALEFQLIWDSAGDAMVFVEESGTIFAANPAFCGLAERSREQLEGRLFTAAWREWPGHEEEELRRFQAAFRARSLGTAVVRELDLASGRRLWLEITNSFLDRQGQPTLLLMVLRDITERVRVEQELRTANEFLESTTQWAKEVAQSAETASAAKTTFLANISHEIRTPMNGILGMTELALATALTEEQREYLQLVRFSTESLLSLVDDLLDLSKAESGRIELRPDVFEFRRVVDNLMRPLVHRGATRGLDVAWNIGEDVPERLIGDSGRLRQVLINLVGNAVKFTDSGTVRLRVERLPAPGASALLQFVVEDSGIGIDEQSRAEIFDAFVQSDTSSTRLRGGTGLGLSISDQLVSLMGGRIYVTSLKGAGSTFAFTVPFPLVADAHQPGHQPAASASETILPRGSRPFQILVAEDNAVNQRLVVRMLEQAGYRPQLVSTGRQAVEAARSGNFDLVLMDVQMPDLDGLEATRRIREEESARQRHLPIIAMTAHAMPGYAELCLEAGMDAYLSKPIRMLELIQKIEALALGNPPSKRESEREPPTVERERKMKELDQESALDRVGGDAELLAELAGLFLEEYPQLMGTVQSGFDQAKVDVILGAAHQLKGLLAQFGAERARVCALRVEQNAKAGDLTSAAAANQELVQVMQLVHPELKALAGQ, from the coding sequence TTGAGATTTGAAGGTCCCGCGATCTTCTTCGTCATTGCGATGGGAATCGTGCTGGGTTCCAGCCTAGGCTGGATTCTGCGGCAGCGCTCGCGGCGCAGCCAGCGGGAGCGCACCGAACTCGCGGTCCGCACCGAGTTGCAGCGGTTCCTGGACGCGCTGCCGCTTTGGGTATTCGTGAAAGACAACGCATCGCGGTTCGTCTTTGCGAACACCCAGGTACGGCGAGGAATGAATCGCACCCTGGACGGAATCGTGGGGCGGACAGATGGGGATTTCGTGCCCGTGGACAAGGCCGTAGCCATTGAAGCCGAGGACCAGCGTGTGTTCGATGGCGGCATCGACCCGCTGCAGGTGGAGACGGAGGTGGACGGGGACAGCCCATCGGGCGGACGGACGCTGCTGCTCACCAAGACCCTGATGGATTCACCCTACTGGGGCCGGGTCCTGCTGGGCGTCGGCCAGGACATTTCCAGCCAGAAACGGATTGAACTCGCACTGGCGCGAGAGCGGGACTTCACCCGGGTGGTGCTGGATTCGTCGAGCGCGCTGATTGCGGTGCTGAACATGCAGGGGAACCTGATCCGCTGGAACAGGGCCTGTGAGCGGCTCACCGGGCTGCACGAGTCGGAAGTGCGGTCGGCCGAGGCGCTGGCCAATCTGGTCGCGCCCGATAAACGAGCCGGCGCCAAGGCCTGCCTGGAACGGCTGGCCGCGGGAGGCAGCCCACAGTTCGGGTTGGCCACGCTCCAGCACAAGGCGGGCGGCACTGTGGAGATATCATGGTCCGCCTCGCTGCTGCGTAGCGAGGAAGGTGTCCCGGAATTTGTTGTGATCACGGCCACGGACCTCACCCAGCAAATTGAAGCGGAGCGCCGCCGCAACGAAGCAGCACTGGAGTTCCAGCTGATTTGGGACAGCGCGGGCGACGCGATGGTGTTCGTGGAGGAGTCCGGCACAATTTTTGCGGCAAACCCGGCATTCTGCGGGCTTGCGGAGCGGTCCAGGGAGCAGTTGGAGGGACGGCTCTTTACTGCCGCCTGGAGAGAATGGCCCGGTCACGAGGAAGAGGAACTCAGACGGTTCCAGGCGGCGTTCCGTGCCCGATCGCTGGGTACCGCCGTAGTCAGGGAGTTGGATCTGGCGTCGGGAAGGCGGTTGTGGCTGGAGATCACGAACTCGTTCCTTGACCGGCAGGGACAGCCGACGCTGCTATTGATGGTGCTGAGAGATATCACGGAACGGGTCCGGGTGGAGCAGGAGTTGCGGACCGCCAACGAGTTTCTGGAAAGTACGACGCAATGGGCGAAGGAGGTGGCGCAGAGTGCGGAGACGGCCAGCGCCGCCAAAACCACGTTCCTGGCCAATATCAGCCACGAGATCCGTACGCCAATGAACGGAATCCTCGGCATGACGGAGCTGGCCCTGGCCACTGCGCTTACCGAAGAACAAAGGGAGTATCTGCAACTGGTCCGGTTCTCGACGGAGTCCCTGCTCAGCCTGGTGGACGACCTGCTGGACCTGTCGAAGGCTGAGTCCGGCCGTATCGAACTGCGGCCGGATGTCTTTGAATTCCGGCGGGTGGTGGACAATCTGATGCGGCCGCTGGTGCACCGCGGCGCGACACGGGGGCTGGACGTCGCCTGGAACATTGGGGAAGATGTTCCGGAGCGCCTGATCGGGGATAGCGGGCGGCTGCGGCAAGTGCTGATCAACCTGGTGGGCAATGCCGTCAAATTCACGGATAGCGGCACCGTGCGACTGCGGGTCGAACGGCTGCCGGCGCCCGGCGCCTCCGCGCTGCTCCAATTTGTGGTTGAAGATTCCGGCATCGGCATCGACGAGCAGAGCCGCGCTGAGATTTTCGACGCGTTTGTCCAAAGCGACACCTCGAGCACCCGGCTGCGAGGCGGCACGGGACTGGGCCTTTCGATCTCGGACCAACTGGTGAGCCTGATGGGCGGCAGGATATACGTCACCAGCCTCAAAGGCGCCGGTAGTACGTTCGCCTTCACGGTCCCATTCCCCCTGGTAGCTGATGCCCACCAGCCAGGCCACCAACCAGCCGCGTCCGCATCGGAGACCATCCTGCCGCGGGGGAGCAGGCCTTTCCAGATTCTTGTCGCCGAGGACAATGCGGTGAACCAGCGGCTGGTGGTGAGGATGCTGGAACAGGCAGGATACCGGCCGCAGCTCGTCAGCACGGGACGCCAAGCCGTGGAAGCGGCCCGGTCCGGCAATTTCGATCTTGTCCTGATGGATGTGCAAATGCCTGATTTGGATGGTCTTGAGGCAACGCGCAGAATCCGGGAGGAGGAGTCTGCGCGGCAGCGCCACCTGCCGATCATCGCTATGACGGCACACGCCATGCCCGGATACGCCGAACTGTGCCTGGAGGCCGGCATGGATGCATATCTGAGCAAACCGATTCGCATGCTCGAGCTCATTCAGAAGATTGAGGCTCTCGCACTTGGCAATCCGCCATCAAAGCGCGAAAGTGAAAGGGAGCCCCCCACAGTGGAACGGGAGAGAAAGATGAAAGAACTAGATCAGGAATCAGCATTGGATCGCGTCGGTGGCGACGCGGAGCTTCTGGCCGAGTTGGCCGGCTTATTTTTGGAGGAGTACCCACAGCTCATGGGTACTGTGCAGTCCGGGTTCGACCAGGCAAAGGTGGATGTCATTCTTGGCGCGGCCCATCAATTGAAGGGCTTACTGGCCCAGTTCGGCGCGGAACGGGCCCGAGTCTGTGCTCTGCGTGTGGAACAGAATGCAAAGGCAGGGGATCTGACCTCCGCTGCCGCGGCGAATCAAGAACTTGTGCAGGTGATGCAACTTGTACACCCGGAGCTCAAAGCGCTGGCCGGGCAATAA